Within the Trueperaceae bacterium genome, the region GAGGATGAGGGCGGCTGGGTCGAGCGCGAAACCGCGCTAGCCTTCGCCAACTACGCCGACCTCGTCACCGCCCGGCTTGGCGACCGGGTCCAGGCCTGGGCCACGCTGAACGAACCGTGGTGCAGCGCTTACCTCGGCTACACCAGTGGCGAGCATGCTCCGGGCAGACGCGACCGCAGGGCCGGTCTCCAGGCCTCCCACAATCTGCTGCTCGCTCACGGCCTTGCTCTGCCCCTGATGCGCCGCAATGCCCCTTCTGCCCAGCACGGCATCGTCCTCAACCTCAATCCGGCCTACCCGGCAAGCGACAGCGAGGCCGACAGAGCGGCGGCGAAGCGTTACGACGGTTTCTTCAACCGCTGGTACCTGGACCCGCTTCTGCGGGGCCGCTATCCGGCGGACGTCTGGGAGGGCTACGGCAGCGACGTACCGAAGGTCGAGGAGGACGATCTGAAGACGGTCTCGGCGCCGCTCGACTTCCTCGGGGTGAACTTCTACAGCCGCTCGCTACTCGCGAAGGGGAGCGGTGACTGGCCAGCGGTCGAGTTCCGCCCACCCGGCAATCCGGTTACCGCGATGGGCTGGGAGGTCTACCCGGCGGCGCTGACCGAACTGCTCCTCCGCCTCCAACGCGACTACAGCGTGCCGGAACTCTACATAACCGAGAATGGGGCCGCCTACCCGGACCGGCTCGTAGGCGGGAAGGTCGATGACCGGGAGCGGATCGCCTACCTCGACGGGCACATCCGTGCCGTCGAGCAGGCGCTTGCAGCCGGAGTCCCGGTGAAGGGGTACTTCGCCTGGAGCCTGCTCGACAACTTCGAGTGGGCCCACGGCTTCGAGAAGCGCTTCGGCCTCGTGCATGTCGATTACGTATCGCAGGAGCGAACCCTGAAGGAGAGCGCGAAGTGGTACGGGCGGAGGGTCAGCAGCGGGGCCCCGGAACCTGTCGGCTAGCTGGAGCGGGAGCGGCCGTCCGAAACCGGTCACGGTCAGGCACCTCGAGCCGGTCCCGCCCCCGGTCCGGCCCCGACCGTAGTCGCCGGCCTTGCCCCGGCTCCAACCCGCCGCGTTACCATCGGGCATGCTGACAGGCGGGGGCGAGGGCGAGACAGGTGTGACAGAACGCCAGGAACGACTTGAAGCGCTACTGGCGGCGGTCTGTCACAACACCAGTTCAGCACTGTTCGTCCAGGACGAGAACAAGGTCTGCATCTACATGAACCCGGCCGCTGAAAGGCTTACCGGGTACTCGCTGGAGGAGGTCCGCGACCGGCCCCTCCACTACCTGCTGCACCACAGTAGACCGGACGGCACTCCATATCCGATCGAGGAGTGTCCCATCGACCGCGCCCTGACGGAGAACAGGCGAACCGAGGGCGAGGAGGTGTTCGTCCGCAAGGACGGCAGCTTCTACCACGTCGAGTTCGCCACCAGTCCGCTGCGTGGCGACGGAGGCGTCGGCGGGAACCTCGTGGAGGTGCACGACATCTCGCGGCGGAAGCAGAACGAGGTGCGTGAGCGGTTCCTGGTCGAACTCAATTCGGCTCTGCAGACGATCGACGATCCCGACAGCACGGTGGCCACCGCGGCGCGGATGCTCGGTAAATTCCTCAGAGCCGACCGCTGCACCTATGTCGAGGTCGAGGAGGACGAGGACCAGTTCAGGGTGCTGGGTGACTACGTGCGGGGCGACACGCCTCACATGGTGGGACGCTACGCCATCAGCGACTTCGGGGAGGCGGCGCTGAAGCTGCTGCGGAGCAACATGCCGTTCGTAGTAGAGGACGTGCGAGCCGACGAGCGCGTGACCAGGGACGACCAGGAGGTGTACGAGAAGATCGGGGCCAGGTCGCTCATCTTCGTCCCCATGCACAAGGAGGGCCGGTTGGTGGCGGGCTTGTCGGTCCAGCAGAGGTCGGCCCGTCAGTGGCGAGACCGCGACGCCGAACTCGTCCTTACCGTTGCCAACCGGTGCTGGGAGGCGCTCGAGCGAAGCCGGGTGGCGCGGGACCTGCGCGAGAGCGAGGAGCGGCTTCGCGGAGCGCTGAGCATCGACACGGTGGGCGTCATCTTCTGGGGCGAGGATGGCGAGATCCGCGATACCAACGAGGCGTTCCAGAGGATGAGCGGACGCAGCCGGGACGAAGTGCTGGGGCTCACCTGGCGCGAACTCACCCCGCCGGAGTTCGCAGAGGTTTCGCTCAGGGCCTGGCGCCAGGTGAACGAGGTCGGCGAGATGACCCCGTACGAGAAGCGCTACTACCGGAAGGACGGTTCCACCTGGTGGGGCCTGTTCGCCGCCCGGAAACTGAACGAGTCCGAGGTGGTCGAGTACGTCCTCGACGTGTCCGAACGCAAGGAGGCCGAAGAGGAGGTGAAGCAGCTCAACGCTCAGCTCGAGCAGCGCGTGGCCGAGCGTACCGCCAAGCTGGAGGAGGCGAACCGGGAGCTGGAGGCGTTCAGCTACTCGGTCTCGCACGACCTGCGGGCGCCGCTGCGTGGCATCAGCGGCTTCAGCAAGGCGCTGCTCGAGGATTACGGCGAACAGCTCGACGATGGGGCGCGCGCCTTCGCCAGGCGGATAAAGTCTGGCGCCGAGCGCATGAACATGCTGATAGACGACATGCTCGCCTTCTCGCGGACCTCGAGGATGGACGTGCGGAGGAGCCGTGTCGACATGAGCGGTCTCGCCATCCAGGTAGCCGACGAGCTGCGCAGGGCCAGGCCGGAGCAGCAAGTGGAGCTCGACATCGAGCCCGGTCTGGTCGCTCAGGGCGACAGGAGGCAGCTGAGGATCGTCCTCGACAACCTGCTGGGCAACGCCTGGAAGTTCACTCGGGGCCGGCAACCGTCCCACATCGAGTTCGGCGCCCTAGAAGCGGAGGATGGCGCCGCGACCTTCTTCGTACGGGACAACGGCACCGGCTTCTCGATGAATTACGCGGAGAAGCTCTTCGTACCGTTCCAGCGACTACACGGTAGCGAGTTCGAAGGCAGCGGAGTTGGCCTGGCGACCGTCCAGCATGTCGTGCAGAAGCATGGCGGACGCGTCTGGGCTCAGTCGGAACCGGGCCAGGGAGCCACCTTCTACTTCACCCTTCCCCACAGCGCCTGAACAGGCGAACCTCGTCCGTCGCCCCACCCGGGTAAGAATCCCGTGAGGGAGAGGAAGATAACCTCCTCGCCGGCATGATCAAGGCACGAGAGAAGTTGTTCGAAGAGTGGGCGGCACTGGAACCGGCAAGGTGCTCGTGTGACCGGCAGGGCGGGTTCCTCGTAGGCAGCACCTACTTCCGCGCCTTCGAGGGGATCGCCAGCGACGCCATGCTCCGCCGCGAGGTCCAGCGCGCGCTGCACGAACGGGGTTGGCAGTGGCAGATCGATCTGGGCGACCCGGTCCTCGCCACCGTTCAGCCGGTCGAGACGATCGCGCCTTTCCGCGGGGCCGCTCCCGAGTACCCGGGAGAGGCTCTGCTCACCGCCTACCTGGGCGCGCTGAAGCGTAACTAGCCCGACGTCTCCGGAGGGGCGGTCGGCGCCGCAGAGGTAGCCACGTCGCCTTTCCCCTTCCCTGCGGTCCAGAAAACTGATAAGTTCTATCCACTAAAGGCGCGCCCGGTCTGGCTGGAAAGGCTCGGTGCGTCTATCCAGTGAGCAGGAGTGCGGCTGAGGCCGCGGAAGGGGACGGAATGGGCTGCTGCGACCCGAGCGAAGGCGTCAGAGCGCACAGAACCGAAACGTCGAGCGCGGGCTCGATAGACAGGCGAACGGTGCTCAAGGGGATGGCCGCGACCTTCGCAGGCATCATCCTGGGCGGAACGAACGTCGGCTTCGCGCAGAACAGGCGGATAAGGCTGGCCTTCTGCAGCCAACTCCTCTGCGTGGTTCCATACGAATTCACTCAGGCCAAGGGGTTCTTCGCCGACGAGGGCCTCGACGTCGAGCTCGTATACACCCGCGGTGGAAGCGCAGCGCTCCAGGCCCTCGTGGGCGGAGCCGTCGAATACGCCGCCACATCGTTCGACGCGGCGCTGCAGGCGTACAGCAACGGGGCCGAGATCCGCAGGTTCGCGACGACCGGCAGGCTGCCCCTGTTCGCACTGGCCACGGCACCCGACCAGGCGCAAGCGATAAACGAGATCGAAGACCTGGCCGGTAAGACCGTGGGCGTCTCGGCCCTCGGCAACGGCGACCATGTGCTGATGCTCTACCTGCTGGAGCGGGCTGGCGTCGACCCCTCCTCGATCCGCTTCGCCACCCTGGGCGTCAACCTCTACGACGCCCTCCGGCTCGGTCAGGTGGACGCCGGCTGGGTGCAGGAACCCTCGCTCACGCTCATCCGCGAAGCCGGCGGGGAAGTCCTCTTCAACGCCATGAACATCGAGCAGGCTCAGGAGTTCCTGGGCGGCGCCTACGCCTTCATGGGAGTGTCGGTCAGGGCAGAAGATATGGAGGAGCGGCTGGCAGAGATGCAGGCCCTGGGACGCGCCCTCGGCAACGGGCTGCGTGCCCTCAAGGAGGCGCGGCCGGAGGAGATCGTCGCTTCCCTGCCCACCGAGCTCATCGCCGGTGGTGACACCGCGCAGCTCGAACAGATCCTCGCCGAGCATGTCGACTCCCTCTACCCCGACAACGTCGCCATCGACGTGGAGGCGGCGGCCCGGGTGGTCGAGTCGCAGCGGACGGCGGGAGTGCTGGAGCAGGAGATAGACCTCGATCGCCTGCTGGCGACGGAAGTGTTGAGTGGCACCGGTGGCTGAAGCGATGTTGGAAGTTCGTGATCTCGAACTGGGCTACGGCGGGGAGCCCGTCCTCGAGGGCGTCGACCTGACGATCGGCACCGGCGAGTTCGCAAGCCTCGTGGGCCCGTCGGGCTCGGGCAAGAGCTCCGTGCTCCGCGCCATCACCGGACTGCAGCGGCCCGAGGCCGGGGAGATCGACCTGGGCGTCGACCGTGAACACCTGGGCATCCTGTTCCAGGACGATGCGCTGCTGCCTTGGCGCACCGTTCGCCAGAACGTGGCTCTGGGACTGAAGATGAGGGGCGCCTCGAGAACCGCCGCCGCCGAGCGGGCCGATACCTGGCTCGAGCGCCTCGGCCTGGCCGGTCTGGGCGACAGGTTCCCGCGTCAGCTCTCGGGCGGTCAGCGCAAGCGCGTCGCGCTTGCTCAGGTGCTGGCTCTCCAGCCCCGGCTGCTGTTGATGGACGAGCCGTTCGCTTCGCTCGACGCGATCGTCAGGCGCCGCATCACCCAGGACCTGCTCGAGTGGGTCGAACGCGAGCGACTCACGGTGCTGCTCGTCACCCACGACCTCGAAGAGGCCGTGAGCCTCTCCGACACCGTGCACCTGCTCTCGCGCGGCCCTCGCGCTCAGATCCGCGACAGCATCGACGTACCGATCCCGCGGCCGAGGGACCTGGTCGAAGTGCGCACCCACCCCGCCTACGCTCCCCTCCTGCGCAGACTCTGGAACGGTTTGGCGGACGAGGTCGAACCGGGGACCCAGAAGACCGGACTGGTGGAAGCATGAGGGCCGGCACCATCACGGGAACCAGCAAGCGAACCAAGCTGGCCCGGCGCCTCGGCGCCACCCTCCTGCTGCTCGCCATCTGGGAAGTGCTCTCACGCACCGGCGTATTCGATCCGTTCTACATGCCGGCGCCCACGCGTGTCTTCGCCACACTCGGCGAACTCTTCGCCGACGGCAGCATCTGGTCACACCTGCAGGCGACCTTCACGGCCGCGCTGGGCGGACTCCTCGTGGGACTGATAGTGGGGGCGTTGTTGGGATTCCTGGCGGCGCTGGTGCCGATCCTCTCCGAACTGCTCGAGCCGGTGATGATCCTGCTCAACGCGATCCCCAGGGTGATCCTCGCCCCGCTCTTCATCATCTGGCTGGGCATCGGGATCGGGTCGAAGATCGCTCTTGCCTTCGTGCTGGTCGCCGTGCTCACCTTCTTCGCCGTCTACAACGGAATCCGCGAGGTGGATGTGCGGCTCGTCGAGCGGGTACGGACGCTGGGCGGCAACTGGTGGGACCTGGTGCGGGAGGTCTATCTTCCCTCGGTCACCTCCTGGGTGCTGGGCAACCTGCGGGTAGCGGTCGGTCTCGCCTTCACAGGCGCCGTGGTGGGTGAGTTCGTGGCCTCGTTCCGAGGCCTCGGCTACCTGCTCTCCTTCGCCCAGAGCCAGTTCAACGCGCCCCTCACGATCGCCCTGATCGTGCTCATCATGACGTTCGTCCTGATACTGTTCGCTCTTGCCGGTCTCATCGAACGACGACTGCTCGCCTGGAGGTATAGATGAAGGTCGCCTACGTATTCAGCACGTCCGGACATACCGCCAGCTACAAACTGGGCAAGATGATCCTGCCTCAACTCGAGGAGGATCGTCATGGCGCCGAGGTGGTGGGGATGTTCTTCTTCGACGACAACACATTCGTGCTTCGTGAGGGCGACCCGTTGGGCGAGCGGCTCGCGGAAGTCGCTCGCGACAAGGGAATCATGCTGATGATGTGCGACCAGTGTGCCGAGGAACGCGGCTTCGCCAAGCGCAACTCCGACGGCAGCTGGCAGGTCACCGGGGCGGTTGACGGCGTGAGAGTCGGCTGCTTCCCGGATCTCTACGGCGCGCTCGCCGGCAACCCCCCGGACCAGGTGATAACCCTCTAGGGCCGGCAACCCCCCGGACCAGGTGATAACCCTCTAGCGAAGATCGGCGCAGAAGCCTGCGCTAGCTCCGGTTAGAGTGGCCCGTGCACCTCGCCGCCGCCAGCGATCTGGCCCGGGAGCTGATGGACGTGAACGGTCTCTCGGCCTGGGATTTCGCCTTCGATAGAGCCAGGAGGCGCCTTGGCGCCTGTTGGCCCACCCGTCAACGGATCACCCTTTCCCGGCAATTCGTCGAGCTCAACGACGAAGCGCTGGTGCGGGACGTGATCCTCCACGAGATAGCCCACGCCCTCACTCCCGGGGACGGTCACGGGCCCCGCTTCAAGCGGAAGGCCCGGGAGCTGGGTTGCAATCCCGCCGCCTGCGTCTCGGAAGCGGCGTTCAACGCCGCTCCGCCCCGCTTCATCCTCGAGTGCCCCCACTGCGGCCGGACCTGGCCTCGCTACAGGCGGCCCTCGGCCCGCCTCGTTTGCCGTTCCTGCCAGCTGGAGTTGCGGGACCGGGTCGGTGAACTCAGGGTCGGAAGAGCGGCCTGAAGCGGGTGACGTCTACCCACGACCAACGCCGTAGCTTCTGCATCATGAAGTAGGCGCCCGGGCCTCGTGCCGGTCGCGGGTTCGAGCGGGGGGACCATGAAGAAGCTACTTGCGATCGCCGGCATAGTCGTGCTCGGCGGCTTGATCGCACTGCAGATCGTCACGTTACGGGAGCGCAGAGTCGCAGCGCCGGTCGATGAGCACTCCACCTGGCAGGAGCAGGTGCTGGCATCGGCGGAAGAGATGGGGATAGAACCCACTTTCCCCGACGGCTCGGTCATCTCGGACCAGGGGGCCACCGGCTATCAGGTCGCCTACCTCATCGACAAGATGCTCACCGCGGCCGACGAGCGCACCAGCTGCAGCGACCCCGACCTGGGCTACGCCGATCCCAGCTACGCCTTCATCGACGTGCCCGAGGACCACTGGGCGCAGTCGGCGGCGCAGCGGGCCGCGAAGCTGGGCGTCCGTGAGGCGTTCCCCGAGGGGCGGTTCGAAGGCGGAGAGTACCTGACCGGCTTCCAGGCGCTGCTGCTGGTCACCAGAGCGATGGAGACGGTGGAGGCGAGGATCGACTGCGTCGCGATCGCCGGCGGAGGCTTCGCCCGGGTCGACCAGGAGAGCGCTCCTGCCGGCCTGAACGAGCTGGCAGCGCGCCTCGAGGAGAGCCTGTTGGCGGGCCTCGAGCAGAGGCTCGCGCGACTGAGGCCCGAGCTGGTAGCTCAGATTACGGCCGTTCTGGCGGAGGAGCTTGAAGGGATGGTAGCGAGCGCCGTCGGCGACAGTGCCGTCGTCGGGCCGCCCGGTCCGCCCGGTCCGCCGGGTCCGCCGGGACCCCAGGGGCCGCCCGGACCGGCGGGACCGCCGGGGCCGGCAGGTGAGGAGGGCGAGCGTGGACCGCCCGGCCCACAGGGGCCTCAGGGTCCACAGGGCCCTCCTGGTCCGCAGGGACCGCAGGGCCCGCCGGGCGAAGATGGCCGTGATGGAGGAGGTGGCGGCGCTGGCGGAGGTGGCGGCGGTGGCGATCGCGACGACGGGGGTCGCGGTCGCGGCAGAGGTCGGGGAGAGCACGACTAGTTCGCTGAGACCCGGATCGGGTCGACCGGCGTTCTGCTGTCGGTTCTGGTCCCGATCAGGCTGCTTCGAGCACTGCCCGCAGCCGGCTGCCCTTGCGGGGCGGGAACTTCAGGTGCTCGAGGATCGCCTTCAGGTCGGTCCGGTCGAAGCTCAGGATCCGCTCCTCGTCGACCAGGCGGTTGTGGATCAGGTCTTGCAGCAGGTGCTTGATCCCGCGCAGCAGTTCGTAGACGCTAACGGAAGCGTGCTGGTACATGTCCGCGAGCGCCTGCTGCAGGTAGGAGCGGGCCTGCGAAACCACCTGACGGAAACGCTCCTGCTCGCTGCGCGACTGAACCTTCACCGCGTTCACGAGGCGCTTCACGCACCCCAGGGTGCTCTCGATCGCGGGCCGGAGGGCGCTGAAGTAGCTGGCAGCGTCAGGACCGACCGACGGAAGCAGCTTCGTGGCAGACTCGTAACCATCTATCAGTTGCAGTAGTTCGCGCTTCGGATCGTTCATAGGGGCAAGGCCGGCTCCTCGCCAGCGACTGACAGTCTACCCAACCTGCTGATCGACGCTGTGAAGGATTTCGACTTCGGGCCCGGACGCGGGATCCCGGCGGGCGAGCGCCTTGCGGTCCCTCTGCCGGCCCCCGGAGCGCGTTCCGTGAGGCGCGCGCCTCCGCTTCTTCGCCGCGATCCCCGTGCGGATATCATGGCCACTCATGGAGGAACCGGATACCAGCCGGCGAACGCCGAGGGTTTGCGTGGTCGGGTCGGCCAATACCGACCTCATCGCGCGGATCGAGCGTGTGCCCGAGCCGGGTGAGACGATCATGGGCACGGAGTTCCGGATCGGATTCGGCGGCAAGGGCGCGAATCAGGCGGTGATGGCGGCGAGGCTGGGGGCACACGTCGTCGCCGTCGTGAAACTCGGCCGCGACCAGTTCGGCGATAGCACGGTTCGCAACTTCGAGGAGCAGGGGATCGACATCTCCCACGTCAGCCTCGTGGATGGAGTGTCGTCGGGCGTGGCGCCGATCATGGTCGAGGAGGAGAGCGGCCAGAACCGGATCGTCGTCATACCCGGAGCCAACGCCACGCTCTCGCCGGCCGATGTTCGAGCCGCGGCTGAAGACGTCAGGAACTGTGACGTCCTCATCTGCCAGCTGGAGACGCCGCTGGCCGCCACCGTCGAGGCGTTCAGGATCGCGCGCGAGGGCGGTGCGATGACAGTCCTGAATCCCGCACCGGCCGCTCCGCTGGGCGAAGAGGTCCTTGCTCTGACCGACGTGCTCGTGCCGAACGAGTCGGAAGCCGAGGCCCTCACCGGCATGCCCGTAGGTAGCGTCGCGGAGGCGCTATCAGCAGCGCGCTCTCTGCGGGAGAAGGGACCGATCAACGTGGTCGTGACCCTGGGCGAACGGGGAGCGGTAGGGATCGACCGTGACGGCGAGGAGCTCCGCGTCGAGGCCGAGCCTGTCCGGGCCGTGGACAGCACCGGTGCGGGAGACGCCTTCGTCGGGTCGCTCGCCTACTTCCTCGCCACCGGGTTCGGCTTGCGCGCGGCCACCGAGCGTGCCTGCCGCATCGCTACTCGGACCGTCCTGGCGCATGGGACGCAGAGTTCATTCCCGAGCCGGGAGGAGCTGGACGACTTCTCCTAAGGCTGCTGCTCGACGTAGAACTCTGCGACGTAATACTCGCTTCCGAACGGGTCTTGGACCATCAAGCTGTCGTAATACTCACCGGAGTCCCGGAGATCGCCGTTACCGTTGTCGTCAGACCCCACTTCGAGCAGCATCCCCGGTGCGACGTAGCCGGCTACGAACTGTTCCTCGGCAGGAACCGGGAAATCGCCTGACGGGGACCTGAGCTTGAACCAGCGGGGATAGGCGGAGGGGTCGGCCGCAGCTCGGACGGCGGCAGCAGCGTCGATGCGTCCATAGCCGAACTCGTCATCGCGCCCGGGAGAGCCGAGGTCGACGCTGGTTTCGGCGAGGATCGCGCTCACCTGGAACGGCGACAGTGTGCGGTCGACGGAGAGTACCAGCGCGGCGGCCGCCGCGACCGCCGGACTGGCCATGCTCGTCCCGCTCATCTGCTGGTAGCCGTAGGAGGTGCCGTCGTGAGCTGTGCTCCAGATCTGAGCGTAACCGTCGCCCCCTGGGGCGCTGACGAATATCTCAGGACCGTAGGCGCTGTACGACGCGCGGTCGTCGTAGACGTTGGTCGCCGAGACAGCGATCACCTCGGGGTGAGCGGCCGGGTAGAGCACCGGCCCGGCCGGATCGTTGCCTGCCGAAGCCACCATGGTGATGCCCGCGGCGTAGGCCCTTTCGATGGCGTCCTCGAGAGTCGTGCTGGTGTAGGGACCGCCGAAACTCATGTTGATCACTTCGGCCTCGGAGCTGGCCACGATCAGGTCGATCGCCTCCGCCGCCGTGAAGGTGCTCACCACGCACGCCCCGTTGCTCTCGAACCCGACGTTGTAGAGCACCAGACCTGCTGCTGGGGCGATCCCGGCGACGCCGGTACCGTTGTCGGTCTCCGCTGCTGCGATGCCTGCGACGTGGGTTCCGTGAGTGCCGCAGTTGCTGGTCGGGTCGTCGACGAGGTTCCGGAAGCTGACGACCTTGCCGTCGAGGTCCGGATGCCCAGGGTAGAGCCCGTTGTCGAGGATGGCGATGCGGATATCTGTACCGTCGGCGGTCGTCCAGGCCTCCTCTGCGTTCAACTTCTGCGGGGCCCATTGACTATCCCAGAGCGGATCGCTGGTGAGGAGCTCGAGTTCCTGGTCCGGCTCCACATAGCTGACGCGCGGGTCTCTCGCCAGCCTCTCCGCAGCTCCTCGCATGTTCGAGGCTTCGACGAGAGCCACGTTGCCCAGAGGCAAGATCGATCGCAACCGAGCGCCTCCCTGGGCGGCGATGTCTGCGGCCATGGCGCGGCGTTCACTGGCGCTGGCGGTACCGGCTCCGTTCTGTGTGGGCTGCAGGCCCACCAGGAGCCGGCCCGCTCCTGTAGGGATCGCAGCGGTCGAGAGGGTAGAGAGGTTCCGGCTGGCGGGCGCCGGACCCGGCACGATCGATCCCCGGAGCCTTGGAAACGAGAAGATGACTCGCAGGTACTCCCTGGAACCACCGTACGGGGTTACGGAAAGCATGGCAGAGTACGACCCCGGCTCGAGGGCCGAGGGGTCTACCGAAAGATGAACGGTCGCATCGCCGAATCCACTGGTGGGCGTGGCCCGCAGCCAGGGCGCGTCGCTCTCGAGCTGCCAGTAACCGGTGGCTCGCAGCTGCACCTGCTCGTCCAGTTCGCCTGGCATGTCGACCGTCCCGACGATCAGCCCGGGCCTGTCGGTGTCGGGGATGAGTAACTGGCAGCCCGTCAGGGCCACAGAGATGACGACGAGGGCAAGCAGGGGCTTCATCAGTTTCATTCGAGACTCCGGAACCGCCGTGCAAGCGCTGTCGCAGAGCGGACGGCACAAGGGTAGCTAGGCGCGGGGGCGTGCCGTGGTCGAAGAATCCACACCGGGGGCCAGGG harbors:
- a CDS encoding S8 family serine peptidase — protein: MKLMKPLLALVVISVALTGCQLLIPDTDRPGLIVGTVDMPGELDEQVQLRATGYWQLESDAPWLRATPTSGFGDATVHLSVDPSALEPGSYSAMLSVTPYGGSREYLRVIFSFPRLRGSIVPGPAPASRNLSTLSTAAIPTGAGRLLVGLQPTQNGAGTASASERRAMAADIAAQGGARLRSILPLGNVALVEASNMRGAAERLARDPRVSYVEPDQELELLTSDPLWDSQWAPQKLNAEEAWTTADGTDIRIAILDNGLYPGHPDLDGKVVSFRNLVDDPTSNCGTHGTHVAGIAAAETDNGTGVAGIAPAAGLVLYNVGFESNGACVVSTFTAAEAIDLIVASSEAEVINMSFGGPYTSTTLEDAIERAYAAGITMVASAGNDPAGPVLYPAAHPEVIAVSATNVYDDRASYSAYGPEIFVSAPGGDGYAQIWSTAHDGTSYGYQQMSGTSMASPAVAAAAALVLSVDRTLSPFQVSAILAETSVDLGSPGRDDEFGYGRIDAAAAVRAAADPSAYPRWFKLRSPSGDFPVPAEEQFVAGYVAPGMLLEVGSDDNGNGDLRDSGEYYDSLMVQDPFGSEYYVAEFYVEQQP
- a CDS encoding SprT-like domain-containing protein — protein: MHLAAASDLARELMDVNGLSAWDFAFDRARRRLGACWPTRQRITLSRQFVELNDEALVRDVILHEIAHALTPGDGHGPRFKRKARELGCNPAACVSEAAFNAAPPRFILECPHCGRTWPRYRRPSARLVCRSCQLELRDRVGELRVGRAA
- a CDS encoding ABC transporter permease, translating into MRAGTITGTSKRTKLARRLGATLLLLAIWEVLSRTGVFDPFYMPAPTRVFATLGELFADGSIWSHLQATFTAALGGLLVGLIVGALLGFLAALVPILSELLEPVMILLNAIPRVILAPLFIIWLGIGIGSKIALAFVLVAVLTFFAVYNGIREVDVRLVERVRTLGGNWWDLVREVYLPSVTSWVLGNLRVAVGLAFTGAVVGEFVASFRGLGYLLSFAQSQFNAPLTIALIVLIMTFVLILFALAGLIERRLLAWRYR
- the rbsK gene encoding ribokinase translates to MEEPDTSRRTPRVCVVGSANTDLIARIERVPEPGETIMGTEFRIGFGGKGANQAVMAARLGAHVVAVVKLGRDQFGDSTVRNFEEQGIDISHVSLVDGVSSGVAPIMVEEESGQNRIVVIPGANATLSPADVRAAAEDVRNCDVLICQLETPLAATVEAFRIAREGGAMTVLNPAPAAPLGEEVLALTDVLVPNESEAEALTGMPVGSVAEALSAARSLREKGPINVVVTLGERGAVGIDRDGEELRVEAEPVRAVDSTGAGDAFVGSLAYFLATGFGLRAATERACRIATRTVLAHGTQSSFPSREELDDFS
- a CDS encoding PAS domain S-box protein, yielding MLTGGGEGETGVTERQERLEALLAAVCHNTSSALFVQDENKVCIYMNPAAERLTGYSLEEVRDRPLHYLLHHSRPDGTPYPIEECPIDRALTENRRTEGEEVFVRKDGSFYHVEFATSPLRGDGGVGGNLVEVHDISRRKQNEVRERFLVELNSALQTIDDPDSTVATAARMLGKFLRADRCTYVEVEEDEDQFRVLGDYVRGDTPHMVGRYAISDFGEAALKLLRSNMPFVVEDVRADERVTRDDQEVYEKIGARSLIFVPMHKEGRLVAGLSVQQRSARQWRDRDAELVLTVANRCWEALERSRVARDLRESEERLRGALSIDTVGVIFWGEDGEIRDTNEAFQRMSGRSRDEVLGLTWRELTPPEFAEVSLRAWRQVNEVGEMTPYEKRYYRKDGSTWWGLFAARKLNESEVVEYVLDVSERKEAEEEVKQLNAQLEQRVAERTAKLEEANRELEAFSYSVSHDLRAPLRGISGFSKALLEDYGEQLDDGARAFARRIKSGAERMNMLIDDMLAFSRTSRMDVRRSRVDMSGLAIQVADELRRARPEQQVELDIEPGLVAQGDRRQLRIVLDNLLGNAWKFTRGRQPSHIEFGALEAEDGAATFFVRDNGTGFSMNYAEKLFVPFQRLHGSEFEGSGVGLATVQHVVQKHGGRVWAQSEPGQGATFYFTLPHSA
- a CDS encoding ABC transporter ATP-binding protein, with the protein product MAEAMLEVRDLELGYGGEPVLEGVDLTIGTGEFASLVGPSGSGKSSVLRAITGLQRPEAGEIDLGVDREHLGILFQDDALLPWRTVRQNVALGLKMRGASRTAAAERADTWLERLGLAGLGDRFPRQLSGGQRKRVALAQVLALQPRLLLMDEPFASLDAIVRRRITQDLLEWVERERLTVLLVTHDLEEAVSLSDTVHLLSRGPRAQIRDSIDVPIPRPRDLVEVRTHPAYAPLLRRLWNGLADEVEPGTQKTGLVEA
- a CDS encoding family 1 glycosylhydrolase, translating into EDEGGWVERETALAFANYADLVTARLGDRVQAWATLNEPWCSAYLGYTSGEHAPGRRDRRAGLQASHNLLLAHGLALPLMRRNAPSAQHGIVLNLNPAYPASDSEADRAAAKRYDGFFNRWYLDPLLRGRYPADVWEGYGSDVPKVEEDDLKTVSAPLDFLGVNFYSRSLLAKGSGDWPAVEFRPPGNPVTAMGWEVYPAALTELLLRLQRDYSVPELYITENGAAYPDRLVGGKVDDRERIAYLDGHIRAVEQALAAGVPVKGYFAWSLLDNFEWAHGFEKRFGLVHVDYVSQERTLKESAKWYGRRVSSGAPEPVG
- a CDS encoding ABC transporter substrate-binding protein, which encodes MLKGMAATFAGIILGGTNVGFAQNRRIRLAFCSQLLCVVPYEFTQAKGFFADEGLDVELVYTRGGSAALQALVGGAVEYAATSFDAALQAYSNGAEIRRFATTGRLPLFALATAPDQAQAINEIEDLAGKTVGVSALGNGDHVLMLYLLERAGVDPSSIRFATLGVNLYDALRLGQVDAGWVQEPSLTLIREAGGEVLFNAMNIEQAQEFLGGAYAFMGVSVRAEDMEERLAEMQALGRALGNGLRALKEARPEEIVASLPTELIAGGDTAQLEQILAEHVDSLYPDNVAIDVEAAARVVESQRTAGVLEQEIDLDRLLATEVLSGTGG
- a CDS encoding SaoD/DsrE family protein; translated protein: MKVAYVFSTSGHTASYKLGKMILPQLEEDRHGAEVVGMFFFDDNTFVLREGDPLGERLAEVARDKGIMLMMCDQCAEERGFAKRNSDGSWQVTGAVDGVRVGCFPDLYGALAGNPPDQVITL